One Candidatus Methylomirabilota bacterium genomic window carries:
- a CDS encoding agmatinase family protein, protein MSYGTFLNAPLMAPEEVSAGCVALVGVPHDSTHTTRLGTRYGPRSIRAASADIAESFARAPGRALSEDARTALILPGTPRVVDVGDAPVFPNDLEQTTESVRSTMRTLARRGAFPVLLGGDHYISYPSFWGFSEGLPLNVGRVGYIHIDGHLDFAYDNPVWGKRFHGSNARRVSELDVVDPRNMVFVGVHGYVSQEQWSTLKRNGSTALTHADVRRLGAVEVAKRAAGIAGERTDCVYVSFDIDVIDTAYVPGTGGVVIGGMTPGQMREVLGVLREANVGAIDLMEVSPVLDPSGRSMRLAAELITHFIAPRIFDREVLSRREDDY, encoded by the coding sequence ATGAGCTACGGGACGTTCCTCAACGCGCCGCTGATGGCGCCCGAGGAGGTCTCCGCCGGCTGCGTCGCCCTGGTCGGGGTGCCGCACGACAGCACCCACACGACGCGGCTGGGGACGCGCTACGGCCCCCGGAGCATTCGGGCCGCCTCGGCGGACATTGCCGAGTCATTCGCCCGGGCGCCCGGCCGGGCCTTGAGCGAGGATGCCCGGACCGCGCTGATTCTCCCAGGGACGCCGCGGGTGGTCGACGTAGGCGACGCGCCGGTGTTCCCGAACGACCTCGAGCAGACCACGGAGTCGGTCCGCTCCACGATGCGCACGCTGGCGCGCCGCGGGGCCTTCCCGGTCCTGCTGGGCGGTGACCACTACATCTCGTACCCGTCCTTCTGGGGCTTCAGCGAGGGGCTGCCGCTCAACGTGGGGCGAGTGGGCTACATCCACATCGACGGCCACCTCGACTTCGCCTACGACAACCCCGTCTGGGGGAAGCGCTTCCACGGATCGAACGCGCGGCGCGTCTCGGAGCTGGACGTGGTGGACCCGCGGAACATGGTGTTCGTCGGCGTGCACGGGTACGTGAGCCAGGAGCAGTGGTCCACCCTCAAGCGGAACGGCTCGACCGCGCTCACCCACGCCGACGTGCGGCGACTGGGGGCGGTCGAGGTCGCCAAGCGGGCGGCGGGAATCGCCGGGGAGCGGACGGACTGCGTCTACGTCTCGTTCGACATCGACGTGATCGACACCGCCTACGTGCCGGGGACCGGCGGGGTGGTCATCGGCGGGATGACCCCCGGCCAGATGCGGGAGGTGCTGGGAGTGCTGCGGGAGGCGAACGTGGGAGCCATCGACCTGATGGAGGTGTCCCCGGTCCTGGATCCGAGCGGTCGGAGCATGCGCCTGGCGGCGGAGCTGATC
- a CDS encoding arginase family protein, producing the protein MSAFDPGHPLPVFAGIPTYLRAMQVEPGQVHPGDVAVVGVTWDHTTPGTIGARFGPKAIREGSIFLGNQLQTARELATELVEVSTLDVLRVSAASRIVDCGDFRVYPSDTARTIAALEEQAILLVRRGAMPVFLGGDRFVAYPLWRGVAAATGEPIGFLQIAADLCLADHDELWGPWWRGATNRRILGSRDPAPAAMAWLGTSGFVPAADWDLAASRQLTVVTARQIRAEGTAAAARRALEAAMGSAARCYVSVDMSVVDGVFAPGTDGPRLGGLSSVELLEVMDVLAGAPLAAVDVVNVVPNVELPITTQRLAAVALLRLLAKRVTT; encoded by the coding sequence ATGTGGCGGTGGTCGGGGTGACGTGGGACCACACGACGCCGGGGACGATCGGGGCGCGCTTCGGCCCCAAGGCGATCCGGGAGGGGTCGATCTTCCTCGGCAACCAGCTGCAGACCGCCCGGGAGCTGGCCACCGAGCTGGTCGAGGTGAGCACGCTGGACGTCCTGCGGGTCAGCGCGGCCAGCCGGATCGTCGACTGCGGGGACTTCCGGGTCTACCCGTCGGACACCGCCCGGACCATCGCCGCCCTCGAAGAGCAGGCGATCCTCCTGGTGCGGCGCGGAGCGATGCCCGTGTTCCTGGGAGGCGACCGCTTCGTCGCGTACCCGCTTTGGCGTGGGGTCGCGGCCGCGACCGGAGAGCCGATCGGGTTCCTGCAGATCGCGGCGGACCTCTGCCTGGCGGATCACGACGAGCTGTGGGGCCCCTGGTGGCGCGGGGCGACGAACCGCCGGATCCTCGGGTCCCGCGACCCGGCGCCGGCGGCCATGGCCTGGCTCGGGACTTCCGGCTTCGTGCCGGCGGCGGACTGGGACCTCGCCGCGTCCCGTCAGCTGACCGTGGTCACGGCGCGGCAGATCCGGGCGGAGGGGACGGCCGCGGCCGCGCGCCGCGCCCTCGAGGCGGCCATGGGATCCGCGGCGCGCTGCTACGTGTCGGTCGACATGAGTGTGGTGGATGGCGTATTCGCCCCGGGAACCGACGGGCCCCGCCTCGGAGGCCTGAGCAGCGTCGAGCTCCTGGAGGTCATGGACGTGCTGGCCGGCGCCCCGCTGGCGGCGGTGGACGTCGTCAACGTGGTACCCAACGTCGAGCTGCCCATCACGACCCAGCGGCTGGCGGCGGTGGCGCTGCTGCGGCTCCTGGCCAAGCGGGTGACGACATGA